In a genomic window of Nitrospinota bacterium:
- a CDS encoding prepilin peptidase, whose protein sequence is MSTNIVILIILAIAVGTDLWARKIPNVLTVPAAVGGLVFHLATTGLPGLKSSALGLSVGLGVLLVPYMLGGMGGGDVKLLAGLGAWLGPKNILIATVYSGLAGGVLALGMIVASGGKGANFMKTIYEDLVCFITFRGRYPLASRDKPHMPYSLAIAAGTLGFVIWGSPL, encoded by the coding sequence ATGAGTACAAATATCGTCATCCTCATAATTCTCGCCATCGCAGTGGGGACGGACCTTTGGGCACGGAAGATTCCCAATGTCCTTACCGTGCCCGCAGCCGTGGGCGGTCTTGTCTTCCACCTGGCCACTACTGGACTTCCTGGTTTGAAGTCCAGCGCCCTTGGCCTCTCCGTTGGCTTAGGGGTTCTCCTCGTCCCATACATGCTCGGAGGGATGGGCGGAGGCGACGTGAAACTGCTGGCGGGCCTGGGGGCATGGCTCGGCCCCAAGAACATCCTCATCGCCACGGTTTATAGCGGACTGGCGGGAGGTGTCTTAGCTCTGGGGATGATAGTAGCCTCGGGTGGAAAGGGCGCCAACTTCATGAAGACCATCTACGAGGACCTGGTCTGCTTCATAACTTTTCGGGGGCGTTACCCGCTAGCTTCCCGAGATAAACCGCACATGCCCTACAGCCTAGCAATTGCCGCTGGCACGCTGGGCTTTGTTATTTGGGGCTCTCCACTTTAA
- a CDS encoding Flp family type IVb pilin, whose product MIKHLKMFMQDEDGASAVEYGLLVALIAAAIILTVQTLGTTLNGVFGGVNTTLSATIPSSN is encoded by the coding sequence ATGATAAAGCACCTCAAGATGTTCATGCAGGACGAAGATGGGGCCTCGGCGGTTGAGTACGGCCTCTTGGTAGCCCTCATTGCGGCTGCCATCATTCTGACCGTTCAGACCCTCGGTACTACGTTGAACGGCGTGTTCGGCGGCGTGAACACCACGCTCAGCGCGACGATTCCGTCATCGAACTAA
- the cpaB gene encoding Flp pilus assembly protein CpaB has product MGRFINLRVLVLVGAVAAGFLTIFLMTRYMNLRESQMSAALRDKLAREGFTTLAVAEREIAPGMTVTTSDVKTAPWPKKALLKGAFQDSKKVVGRAAARRILAGEPILEGHLIPKGGGTGLAAIIPKGQRAVAVRVNEIIGVAGFIKPGDLVDVIVTMEPIKGEGVITKTVLQRVPVLAVGQEITRENGKPKRVSAVTLLVGPADAEKLALASRNDIQLAMRNTLDQSPVNTKGSTPVRLIGWTPPKPKPKVEPASAPSLPPPVTVELIRGSTRGLEHF; this is encoded by the coding sequence ATGGGACGCTTTATAAACCTTCGAGTCCTCGTACTCGTAGGGGCCGTTGCAGCCGGCTTTCTGACCATCTTTTTGATGACCCGCTACATGAATCTGCGGGAGAGTCAAATGTCGGCCGCTCTCAGGGATAAGCTGGCCCGCGAGGGCTTCACCACCTTGGCGGTCGCCGAGCGCGAAATTGCACCGGGTATGACCGTCACCACTAGTGATGTGAAAACTGCTCCTTGGCCGAAGAAGGCCCTCCTTAAGGGTGCCTTCCAGGACTCCAAGAAAGTGGTGGGACGGGCGGCGGCGCGAAGGATTCTCGCCGGCGAGCCCATCTTGGAAGGTCACCTGATTCCGAAAGGCGGAGGGACGGGACTGGCGGCGATAATCCCCAAGGGTCAACGGGCCGTGGCCGTCCGGGTTAACGAGATCATCGGCGTGGCGGGCTTCATCAAGCCAGGCGACCTCGTGGATGTTATCGTGACCATGGAGCCAATAAAGGGCGAGGGTGTTATTACCAAAACGGTTCTTCAGCGTGTGCCTGTGCTTGCCGTCGGTCAAGAGATCACCCGTGAGAATGGCAAGCCCAAGCGCGTGAGCGCCGTAACCCTCTTGGTGGGTCCTGCCGATGCTGAAAAGCTCGCGTTGGCGAGCCGCAACGACATTCAGCTGGCTATGCGCAACACGCTCGATCAATCTCCGGTCAATACAAAAGGCTCGACTCCTGTCCGCCTCATCGGCTGGACGCCGCCTAAGCCAAAGCCCAAAGTTGAGCCAGCATCAGCCCCTTCATTGCCTCCGCCGGTGACTGTTGAATTGATTAGAGGCTCTACGCGTGGATTAGAACACTTCTAG